From one Anaerococcus prevotii DSM 20548 genomic stretch:
- a CDS encoding DUF4097 family beta strand repeat-containing protein, whose translation MNDEKQMILNMLKEGKITVEEASDLIEALGKNSRKSDNLTDKITGAVDNIIKKATDTIQSIDLDQTLDLSQFNIKGDYNTQKETRIDDEINHIEIDIVNGDIEIDRSDDNTIVISQSIWAKKADLNDFLDIEVKDDLLAISINENYKNIQASSDIRLSLGSNLYDSLDINQVNGKVDISDVDFTNLDLNNVNGKILLINIRGAVNVNNVNGKIDVKNIFGPIDIENVNGPIYLYNISGEYADVSTVNGNIRVDGLASDKLKAKSNAGNIRVFNIKNTKDIDLDSGFGNMVVDTTDFDGVIRANVESKAINITEKFANKIQDGKGYEISTSTEEPDLRIKIDSSFGKISLR comes from the coding sequence ATGAATGATGAAAAACAAATGATTTTAAACATGCTTAAAGAAGGAAAAATCACTGTAGAAGAAGCAAGTGACCTCATAGAAGCATTAGGTAAAAATAGCAGAAAAAGCGACAATCTAACAGACAAAATTACAGGGGCAGTTGATAATATAATAAAAAAAGCGACCGATACAATCCAATCTATCGACCTTGACCAAACCCTTGACTTAAGTCAATTTAATATTAAGGGAGACTACAATACTCAAAAGGAAACTAGGATTGATGATGAGATCAATCATATCGAGATTGACATAGTAAATGGCGATATAGAAATCGATAGATCTGATGATAATACGATTGTTATTAGCCAAAGTATCTGGGCTAAGAAGGCTGATCTCAATGATTTTCTAGATATTGAAGTTAAGGATGACCTCCTTGCAATCTCAATTAATGAAAATTACAAAAATATCCAAGCAAGTTCAGATATTAGACTAAGCCTTGGAAGTAACTTATATGATTCCCTAGACATCAACCAAGTAAATGGCAAGGTTGATATCTCAGATGTTGACTTTACAAATCTTGACTTAAATAATGTAAATGGAAAAATCCTTCTTATTAACATCAGGGGTGCGGTTAATGTAAACAACGTAAACGGCAAGATTGATGTCAAGAATATCTTCGGTCCTATAGATATAGAAAATGTAAATGGGCCAATCTACCTATACAATATTTCTGGGGAATATGCTGATGTTTCAACCGTGAATGGCAATATCAGAGTAGATGGACTAGCATCAGATAAGCTTAAGGCTAAGTCAAATGCTGGAAATATCAGAGTCTTTAATATCAAAAACACCAAAGACATAGACCTTGATTCAGGCTTTGGTAATATGGTAGTTGATACAACAGATTTCGATGGAGTGATTAGGGCAAATGTTGAAAGCAAGGCAATAAATATTACAGAAAAATTTGCCAACAAGATCCAAGACGGTAAGGGCTATGAGATAAGCACAAGCACAGAAGAGCCTGACCTTAGGATAAAGATTGATTCTTCATTTGGAAAGATTTCTCTAAGATAG
- a CDS encoding EpsG family protein, with the protein MGFALFTTIELLIFLIGQAIDFKNKKQLNILAGLMFFIMFVFAGVRGSGDADYYNYLWFVKDLGVDYTRLFDFTYPVEFAFRFFALLVNTLGLSRQWVIVIMNLCSILPITYISIKESANPFLSAIIFLPIFIQFDMQTSRTASAIGLGFLASYFVSEKKYLRSILFFIFSLAFHKSAMIMLPFLILLNFRIGNLFKIITAGLGLFVSLFSLRVFGLVAIIVSKMGLGVISRKIDTYVFSGGMFAFPMKLYDPRIIFGLMLFAFSLMYFNKYSFKKNSMIEISSKAMWFGLIVFLVFRSSTAVAFRFGNFFTVYQMIFIPEIIKEAKKDDRLGVLIIALSIILFVLPYAGFLMMKAPSYDFFFTNLNAIHSLK; encoded by the coding sequence ATGGGATTTGCCTTATTTACGACAATCGAGCTTTTGATTTTTCTAATCGGCCAAGCTATCGATTTCAAAAACAAAAAACAATTAAATATTCTAGCTGGACTGATGTTTTTTATAATGTTTGTCTTCGCAGGAGTCAGAGGCTCTGGTGATGCGGACTATTATAATTACTTGTGGTTTGTGAAAGACTTGGGAGTAGACTACACAAGGCTTTTTGATTTTACATATCCTGTCGAGTTTGCCTTTAGGTTTTTTGCCCTTCTGGTAAACACCTTGGGTCTATCTAGACAGTGGGTTATAGTAATAATGAACCTATGTTCAATCCTTCCTATAACCTATATTTCAATCAAAGAGTCAGCTAACCCCTTCCTTTCAGCTATAATATTTTTGCCTATCTTTATCCAATTTGATATGCAAACATCAAGGACAGCCTCAGCTATAGGACTAGGATTTTTGGCAAGTTACTTTGTTTCTGAAAAAAAATACCTTAGGTCAATCCTATTTTTTATCTTTTCACTTGCCTTCCACAAGTCGGCAATGATAATGCTTCCCTTCTTGATTTTGCTTAACTTTAGGATAGGAAACTTATTTAAGATAATTACGGCAGGTCTTGGGCTTTTCGTTAGTCTTTTCTCCCTAAGAGTCTTTGGCCTAGTAGCTATAATCGTATCCAAGATGGGTCTTGGGGTGATTTCTAGAAAGATTGACACCTATGTATTTTCGGGAGGTATGTTTGCCTTTCCGATGAAGTTATATGATCCTAGGATTATCTTTGGCCTAATGCTTTTTGCTTTTTCTTTGATGTATTTTAACAAATACAGTTTCAAAAAAAATTCAATGATAGAGATAAGCTCCAAGGCTATGTGGTTTGGTCTAATAGTATTTCTAGTCTTTAGGTCATCTACGGCAGTAGCCTTTAGATTTGGGAACTTTTTTACAGTTTATCAAATGATATTTATACCTGAGATAATTAAGGAAGCAAAAAAGGATGATAGGTTAGGGGTTTTGATCATTGCCTTATCTATAATACTTTTCGTCCTACCCTATGCAGGATTTTTGATGATGAAGGCTCCTTCATACGACTTTTTCTTTACTAATCTTAATGCGATACATTCACTAAAATAA
- a CDS encoding YveK family protein, with protein MRKITTEHLLKQAKRNILLIIIPALLVFGLVLSKTLIKDSKNFEATSMLMVTGESKDDAISYNNIILNEKLANIYSNFLESTDLYEAVSKKLGQDYNPEDIKSNLDYEVNPQGGVISFTYIDTNKDRASDTLTLITEEFRTYALNFLNMDNIEYLQKTKVDAPSKIKGIIFSILGLVAGALLGILITIIKEILSDKIRDAKDIEDLGIRVLGDLTKDSKAAIYKTKASIDYLTENSVIGITSLNPKKSTYDFTEKLALAMSTSFGLCLIDSLAENKVVDKKYESSEEDIKLIRYKGVDFIKLREKSLDILDSYVFEDKIYELRYTYNYVLINESNIDSLEATIGLRYEDYKIIVANDPHIGREELVRKINSIEDMGCEVLGVIYDK; from the coding sequence ATGAGAAAAATTACTACAGAACATTTACTTAAACAAGCAAAACGAAATATCTTACTTATTATAATTCCAGCCCTTCTTGTATTTGGCCTAGTCTTGTCCAAGACTTTGATCAAGGATTCCAAAAACTTTGAGGCTACATCCATGCTCATGGTCACTGGGGAAAGTAAGGATGATGCCATAAGTTATAACAACATAATATTAAATGAGAAGCTTGCCAATATCTACAGCAATTTCCTAGAATCAACCGATTTATATGAAGCCGTAAGCAAAAAGCTTGGCCAAGATTATAATCCAGAAGATATAAAATCAAACCTTGATTATGAGGTAAATCCTCAAGGTGGGGTAATATCTTTTACCTACATAGATACAAACAAAGACAGGGCAAGCGACACCCTAACTTTAATTACAGAAGAATTTAGGACCTATGCTCTAAATTTCTTGAATATGGATAATATTGAATATCTTCAAAAGACTAAAGTTGACGCTCCTTCAAAGATTAAGGGAATAATATTTTCCATCTTGGGTCTTGTCGCCGGAGCTCTTTTGGGAATTCTTATAACTATAATAAAAGAAATTCTTTCAGATAAAATAAGAGATGCGAAAGACATAGAAGATCTAGGCATTAGGGTTTTGGGAGATCTTACCAAGGATTCTAAAGCTGCGATTTATAAGACTAAGGCAAGTATAGACTATCTTACAGAAAACTCAGTTATTGGAATAACTTCCCTAAATCCTAAGAAGTCCACCTATGACTTTACTGAGAAACTAGCCCTTGCTATGTCCACATCCTTCGGACTTTGCCTTATCGATTCTCTGGCAGAAAATAAGGTGGTGGACAAAAAGTACGAGTCAAGCGAAGAAGATATCAAATTAATCAGATACAAAGGAGTAGACTTTATCAAACTAAGAGAGAAATCTCTAGATATACTAGATTCTTATGTATTTGAAGATAAGATTTATGAGTTAAGATATACCTATAACTATGTCTTAATTAACGAATCAAATATTGATAGCTTGGAAGCTACTATAGGATTAAGATATGAGGACTACAAGATAATAGTAGCTAACGATCCACACATAGGAAGAGAAGAATTAGTAAGAAAGATCAATTCCATAGAAGATATGGGATGTGAGGTTTTGGGAGTGATTTACGATAAATAA
- the thiT gene encoding energy-coupled thiamine transporter ThiT — protein MKKNWTVKMLVEGGLCIALAFVLGYIKLFSMPQGGSVTAGEMIPIIIFALRHGSLPGIVVGAVYGLVQMLFGGSIFHPIQAILDYPVAFGVLGLAGIFSAEFEKNKSIKPVLAGASLGIVLRMLAHTLTGAIFFASYAPEGQNPWVYSIIYNASYLVVEFIITVIIIYLLRNVITKDLQRI, from the coding sequence ATGAAGAAAAATTGGACAGTAAAGATGTTAGTAGAAGGTGGACTTTGTATAGCCCTCGCCTTCGTGTTAGGATATATTAAGCTATTTTCAATGCCACAAGGAGGATCTGTTACAGCAGGTGAGATGATTCCTATAATCATATTTGCCCTAAGACATGGCTCTCTTCCTGGTATTGTTGTAGGAGCAGTGTATGGTTTGGTTCAAATGTTATTTGGTGGATCAATCTTTCACCCAATCCAAGCTATCTTGGATTACCCAGTAGCCTTTGGAGTATTAGGTCTTGCTGGAATATTCTCAGCTGAGTTTGAGAAAAACAAAAGCATTAAACCAGTACTTGCAGGAGCAAGCCTAGGAATCGTCCTAAGGATGCTTGCCCACACCCTAACTGGTGCAATATTTTTTGCATCCTATGCTCCAGAAGGGCAAAACCCTTGGGTCTACTCTATAATCTACAATGCAAGCTACCTAGTAGTAGAATTTATTATCACTGTAATAATTATCTATCTACTAAGAAATGTAATAACAAAAGACCTACAAAGAATATAA
- a CDS encoding ATP-binding cassette domain-containing protein, with amino-acid sequence MKLIINGLSKTFGKKEVLKDSSYTFDQGEVYALLGRNGAGKTTLFKLINESLDKDSGEVLLEEDGKRNPINFKDVFFMVSEPELPKFLTGREFISFFIEANRENIKNLKNIDEYLKIVELDKDDSNRLIQDYSTGMKNKLQMLMFLILKPKVILMDEPLTSLDVVIQLQMKRIIRDIHKDHIIIFSTHILQLAKDICDKIVLLHEKSLHPVDSLIKDDPDFEDTIINLLSGKALDEDIRAIEENLGEGYEQES; translated from the coding sequence ATGAAATTAATTATAAATGGTCTAAGCAAGACCTTTGGCAAGAAGGAAGTCCTAAAGGATTCATCCTACACTTTCGACCAAGGGGAAGTCTACGCCCTCTTGGGAAGAAATGGAGCTGGTAAGACGACCCTTTTTAAGCTAATAAACGAGTCCTTAGATAAAGATTCGGGAGAGGTCCTCTTGGAAGAAGACGGGAAGAGAAATCCTATCAACTTTAAGGATGTGTTTTTTATGGTGAGTGAGCCAGAACTTCCCAAGTTTCTTACAGGAAGAGAGTTTATTAGCTTTTTTATAGAAGCAAATCGTGAAAATATAAAGAATCTTAAGAATATTGACGAATATCTAAAAATTGTCGAACTCGATAAGGATGACTCAAATAGGCTAATCCAGGATTACTCGACAGGTATGAAAAATAAACTACAGATGCTTATGTTTCTCATCCTAAAGCCAAAAGTTATCCTTATGGATGAGCCACTCACAAGTCTCGATGTAGTAATCCAACTTCAGATGAAAAGAATTATTAGGGATATACATAAGGACCATATTATAATATTTTCAACCCATATCCTCCAACTCGCCAAGGATATATGCGATAAAATCGTCCTTCTTCACGAAAAGAGCTTACACCCAGTTGATAGCCTAATCAAAGATGATCCGGACTTTGAAGATACAATCATAAATCTCTTGTCAGGAAAGGCTCTAGATGAAGATATCAGGGCTATAGAAGAAAATTTAGGAGAAGGCTATGAACAAGAGTCTTAG
- a CDS encoding GntR family transcriptional regulator, which produces MEFDNNRPIYLQLLEDFKIKISVGDWKAGEKILPVRDLAKIYEVNPNTVQRALQELEREGLCLSQRTAGRFVTEDKSSIDKLSNKAFYQLADDFITGSVNLNLGKDESIELLKKYWEEDYDKN; this is translated from the coding sequence ATGGAATTTGATAATAATAGACCCATTTACCTCCAATTACTCGAGGATTTCAAAATCAAGATATCTGTAGGAGATTGGAAGGCTGGAGAGAAGATCCTTCCAGTAAGGGATTTGGCCAAGATTTATGAGGTAAATCCCAACACAGTCCAAAGGGCCCTCCAGGAGCTAGAAAGGGAAGGTCTTTGTCTAAGCCAGAGGACTGCTGGAAGATTTGTAACAGAAGATAAGTCGTCAATTGATAAGTTATCCAACAAGGCCTTTTACCAATTGGCCGATGACTTTATTACAGGATCGGTCAATCTGAATCTAGGAAAGGATGAATCGATAGAATTACTTAAGAAATATTGGGAGGAAGATTATGATAAAAATTAA
- a CDS encoding ABC transporter ATP-binding protein, with amino-acid sequence MIKIKDLTMIYGGRAVLDHVNLNIEKGQIVGLLGENGSGKTSLLRILSGLERNYIGEVKINGKNPGDATNAYVSYQPDHLPVDPSLKIYKLGKLYGNFFADFKEEKFINLIEGFGIDKNLKIKECSKGMKEKIQIALSLSRKSKVYLLDEPMSGIDPKSRKVILQTIIDNFDYEGILLISTHLIGEIEKVLDRAIFIDQAKIIVNERVDDIREKKNMGVEEYFTEVI; translated from the coding sequence ATGATAAAAATTAAGGACTTAACTATGATTTATGGAGGGCGTGCAGTCCTAGACCATGTAAATTTAAATATAGAAAAAGGGCAAATAGTGGGTCTTCTCGGCGAGAATGGTTCAGGAAAGACCAGCTTACTTAGGATACTTTCAGGCCTTGAGAGAAATTATATTGGTGAAGTTAAGATTAATGGGAAAAATCCAGGAGATGCTACAAACGCATACGTCTCCTACCAGCCAGACCACTTGCCAGTTGACCCATCCCTAAAGATTTATAAGCTTGGAAAGCTTTATGGGAATTTCTTTGCTGACTTTAAGGAAGAGAAATTCATAAATTTGATTGAAGGTTTCGGTATTGATAAGAATCTAAAAATCAAGGAATGTTCCAAGGGAATGAAAGAGAAGATCCAAATCGCCCTAAGTCTTTCAAGAAAAAGTAAAGTTTATCTTTTGGATGAGCCAATGAGTGGTATTGACCCAAAGTCTAGGAAGGTCATTCTTCAGACTATAATAGATAATTTCGACTATGAAGGAATCTTGTTAATCTCTACCCACCTCATTGGTGAAATAGAAAAAGTCCTCGATAGGGCAATCTTTATAGATCAAGCGAAAATCATAGTAAATGAAAGAGTAGACGATATCAGAGAGAAGAAAAATATGGGTGTCGAAGAATACTTTACGGAGGTAATCTAG
- a CDS encoding diacylglycerol/lipid kinase family protein: MKELLFVYNPNSGQQTIGEYISWIVDYFSENGYLVTIYATQASGDCRKIVGEIGHKFERIVVSGGDGTLDEAISGAVKAGISPRFAYIPTGSTNDFAKSLNIPLDIKEASKLAISDKIKEIDVGQIDDKYFVYVAAFGTLSDISFNTDQDLKNIFGRSAYVFEGLKKALPFQTMEANNVKVEFDGNEIEGEFVHFMVTNSYSVGGFTKILGDNVGLDDGIFELTMIKKPNSIAEINKIVNALTNKKENEMVIMRQGKSFRVVTDREVSWSLDGEYGGSSTDAKIEILNKRIMIKNGL, from the coding sequence ATGAAGGAATTATTATTTGTATATAATCCTAACTCAGGTCAGCAAACCATCGGAGAATACATAAGTTGGATAGTGGACTATTTTAGTGAAAATGGCTATCTTGTAACAATATATGCGACTCAAGCAAGTGGCGATTGCAGAAAAATTGTAGGAGAAATCGGCCATAAGTTTGAAAGAATCGTAGTATCCGGTGGAGATGGCACCCTTGATGAAGCCATATCTGGTGCAGTTAAGGCAGGAATTAGTCCTAGATTTGCTTATATACCAACAGGCTCAACCAATGATTTCGCCAAGTCTTTAAATATTCCTCTAGACATAAAAGAAGCAAGTAAGCTTGCAATTAGTGATAAGATCAAGGAAATAGATGTGGGACAAATTGACGATAAGTATTTTGTCTATGTAGCAGCATTTGGCACCTTATCTGATATATCTTTTAATACAGATCAAGACCTCAAAAATATATTTGGAAGGAGCGCCTATGTTTTCGAAGGACTAAAAAAGGCGCTGCCATTTCAAACTATGGAAGCAAATAATGTAAAGGTGGAATTTGACGGAAATGAAATCGAAGGAGAATTCGTTCACTTTATGGTTACCAATTCCTACTCTGTTGGAGGCTTTACCAAAATTTTGGGAGATAATGTAGGTCTTGATGATGGAATATTTGAACTAACTATGATCAAAAAGCCAAATAGTATAGCAGAAATCAACAAGATTGTAAACGCCCTTACTAACAAGAAGGAAAACGAGATGGTGATAATGCGTCAAGGTAAGTCCTTTAGGGTTGTAACAGATAGAGAGGTGTCCTGGTCCTTGGATGGAGAATATGGTGGCTCAAGTACTGATGCCAAAATCGAGATTTTAAATAAGAGAATTATGATAAAAAATGGCTTATAG
- a CDS encoding CarD family transcriptional regulator, producing MFKIGDKIVYPMHGAGTIDSIEKKEFLGEVKDYFILKMPIGDMDISIPTSKINEMNIRDVITKEEGDEVLKILDDDPSDMSNNWTVRYRQNQEILKTGDIFEIAKMVRNLAILDNDKGLSTTEKKLLNRSRRILASELVMAGSLKKEEAEAMIDESIGL from the coding sequence ATGTTTAAAATCGGCGATAAGATCGTATACCCAATGCATGGGGCAGGTACCATAGACTCTATTGAGAAAAAGGAATTTTTGGGAGAAGTAAAGGATTATTTCATCCTAAAAATGCCAATAGGAGATATGGATATATCAATACCTACAAGCAAAATCAATGAGATGAACATAAGAGATGTAATCACTAAGGAAGAAGGAGATGAGGTGCTTAAGATTCTCGACGACGACCCTAGTGATATGAGCAATAATTGGACTGTAAGATATAGACAAAACCAAGAAATCCTAAAGACTGGCGATATTTTTGAGATAGCCAAGATGGTAAGAAATCTTGCTATCCTTGATAATGACAAGGGACTTTCTACTACAGAGAAGAAACTTTTAAACAGGTCTAGGAGGATTCTTGCAAGTGAGCTAGTAATGGCAGGTTCTCTAAAGAAAGAAGAAGCGGAAGCGATGATAGACGAGTCTATAGGACTCTAA
- a CDS encoding PIN/TRAM domain-containing protein: MKRIIRLVLSIIGAVLGIVILRLINAGTDFLPGAGFVKIFAHIAAALLGALVFYMLTDKFSDRFQQGFNLFEENLKKIPANKLIVGIVGAILGFLIAALVTKPLTELTIPYVGNLIFVLLSILLYIGLGYLGWRVASNNAEDILGIFQKKENKEAKEGKSFIFERNKRTASPKILDTSVIIDGRILDIIETDFIEGELIVSEFVLEELQHIADSPDDLKRERGRRGLDTINKIKENNKIKLKVVNKDYKDIKEVDSKLLKLAMDLNGKVFTNDYNLNKVADVQGIPILNINDLANALKPVVIPGEMMRIDVIKEGKGKNQGVGYLDDGTMVVVEDGIKYIDQTIDATVTSVLQTSAGRMIFVRHKND; the protein is encoded by the coding sequence ATGAAAAGAATAATTCGATTAGTGCTTTCAATAATCGGAGCTGTTCTTGGCATTGTGATCTTAAGACTTATAAATGCCGGCACGGATTTTTTACCGGGAGCCGGCTTTGTAAAGATTTTTGCTCATATTGCCGCAGCTTTATTGGGAGCATTAGTTTTTTATATGCTGACGGACAAGTTTTCGGATAGGTTTCAGCAAGGATTTAATCTATTCGAGGAGAATTTGAAGAAAATCCCGGCTAATAAACTGATTGTTGGGATTGTAGGAGCTATATTAGGATTTTTGATAGCAGCCTTGGTGACCAAACCCCTAACCGAACTAACCATTCCTTATGTAGGAAATCTAATTTTTGTGCTATTATCTATTTTATTATATATAGGTTTAGGGTATTTGGGCTGGAGAGTTGCATCTAATAATGCTGAAGATATACTGGGGATATTTCAGAAAAAAGAAAATAAGGAGGCTAAAGAAGGCAAATCCTTTATCTTTGAGAGAAATAAACGTACAGCAAGCCCTAAAATTCTCGATACATCAGTTATAATAGATGGAAGAATCCTTGATATTATAGAAACAGACTTTATTGAAGGAGAACTAATAGTAAGTGAGTTTGTTCTAGAAGAGCTCCAACACATAGCTGATTCCCCTGATGATCTTAAGAGAGAGAGGGGAAGAAGGGGTCTTGATACCATAAATAAAATAAAGGAAAATAACAAGATCAAGCTAAAAGTCGTAAACAAAGACTATAAAGATATAAAAGAAGTGGATTCCAAGCTTTTAAAGCTTGCGATGGACTTAAATGGCAAGGTCTTTACTAATGACTACAATCTAAACAAGGTAGCTGACGTTCAGGGTATTCCTATATTAAATATAAATGATTTGGCCAATGCCCTAAAGCCTGTAGTAATTCCTGGAGAGATGATGAGAATTGACGTCATCAAGGAAGGAAAAGGCAAAAACCAAGGAGTAGGCTACCTAGATGATGGAACTATGGTTGTTGTTGAAGACGGAATAAAATATATCGACCAAACGATCGATGCTACAGTAACCTCTGTACTTCAGACATCAGCTGGTAGAATGATATTTGTAAGGCATAAGAATGATTGA
- the ispD gene encoding 2-C-methyl-D-erythritol 4-phosphate cytidylyltransferase, with amino-acid sequence MIDGKFISAIITAAGSGLRMRSKINKPYIEVGGRKVLEITLDTVSRVKEIDEIILVIRKDDEDIIKDILEKYDGNIRYVYGSTTRELSTFEGLKALDPQSELVLTHDGVRPFASEELFLKTINALRKNKAVITATKSKDTVKIIDDDMYVDFTPNRDYVYNIQTPQAFDKKLIYAMYEKYLASEFKVTDDSQLFEFFDRDEKVKVVHGEYSNIKITTQEDIIFANAYLQRKKDV; translated from the coding sequence ATGATTGATGGAAAATTTATATCTGCAATAATTACAGCAGCAGGCTCAGGTCTTAGGATGAGATCTAAGATTAACAAGCCCTACATTGAAGTAGGAGGAAGAAAGGTCCTAGAGATCACCCTAGATACTGTAAGTAGAGTAAAAGAGATAGATGAGATAATACTAGTCATAAGAAAAGATGACGAGGATATAATAAAAGATATTTTAGAAAAATATGATGGAAATATAAGATACGTATATGGTAGTACAACTAGGGAGCTTTCAACCTTTGAAGGACTAAAAGCTCTTGATCCACAAAGCGAATTGGTCTTAACTCATGATGGGGTAAGACCTTTTGCAAGCGAAGAACTTTTCCTAAAGACTATCAATGCTTTAAGGAAAAACAAGGCGGTGATTACTGCTACCAAGTCAAAGGATACAGTAAAGATTATAGATGATGATATGTACGTAGACTTTACACCCAATAGGGACTATGTCTATAACATCCAAACTCCCCAAGCCTTTGACAAAAAGCTTATATATGCCATGTATGAGAAATATCTTGCTAGCGAATTTAAAGTAACAGATGACTCCCAACTTTTTGAATTCTTCGATAGGGATGAGAAGGTCAAGGTAGTCCACGGAGAGTATTCGAATATAAAAATAACAACTCAAGAGGATATAATTTTTGCAAATGCATATCTTCAGAGGAAAAAGGACGTATAA
- the ispF gene encoding 2-C-methyl-D-erythritol 2,4-cyclodiphosphate synthase: MRIGIGYDVHKLVEGRDLYLGGLKVDYELGLLGHSDADVLTHAIMDAILGALAKPDIGNLFPDTDPLYKDIYSIDLLDKVVALMEEEGYKIGNLDTVTICERPKIAPIREDIRKILAKHLKTDIENISVKASTSEKLGFTGRGEGIEARAVVLLERRK, from the coding sequence ATGAGAATAGGAATTGGATATGATGTTCACAAACTAGTTGAGGGAAGGGACCTATACCTAGGAGGGCTCAAGGTTGATTACGAGCTCGGGCTTTTGGGTCATTCAGATGCAGATGTACTAACTCATGCTATAATGGATGCCATCCTAGGAGCTCTTGCTAAGCCTGATATAGGAAATTTATTTCCAGATACAGATCCTCTCTATAAGGATATATATTCTATAGATCTTTTAGATAAGGTAGTGGCCCTTATGGAAGAAGAAGGCTACAAAATTGGAAATCTCGATACTGTAACAATTTGCGAGAGGCCTAAAATTGCCCCAATTAGGGAAGACATCAGAAAAATTTTGGCAAAACATTTAAAAACAGATATAGAAAATATTAGCGTCAAGGCTTCAACAAGCGAAAAGCTCGGCTTTACCGGCAGGGGCGAGGGAATTGAAGCGCGCGCAGTAGTTCTTTTAGAAAGAAGGAAATAA